The sequence below is a genomic window from Bacteroidales bacterium MB20-C3-3.
AGCAGCGCCTGTTTAAGTATCTCCTTTGTTCTAAGATCGAGGTGATTTGTCGGCTCGTCAAGAATAAGCAAATTAACAGGTTCCAGCAACAATTTTATCATTGCAAGTCTTGTTCTCTCTCCCCCTGAGAGTACCTTCACCTTTTTATCCACATCATCCCTGCCAAACATAAATGCACCCAGAAGGTCACGGATCTTTGAGCGGATATCACCCACTGCAATATCATCAATTGTCTGAAAAACCGTAAGATTTTCATCAAGAAGCGAAGCCTGGTTCTGGGCAAAATACCCAATCTGTACATTGTGTCCAAGGGTAAGTTTGCCATCGTGATCAATCTCCTTCATTATACACTTAACAAGGGTTGACTTTCCCTCTCCATTCCTCCCGACGAAGGCAACTTTATCCCCCCTGTCAATAGTCAGAGAGGCATTTGAAAAAATTCGCTTCTCGTCATAGCTCTTGCCTACACCATCCATGATTACCGGAAAGTTTCCGCTCCTTGGAGATGGCGGGAATTTTAGTTTAAGGGCCGATGTATCTACCTCGTCCACTTCAATAATCTCCAGCTTCTCAAGCATTTTTACACGAGACTGAACCTGAAGGGTTTTCGAATAAGTACCTTTGAATCGCTCAATAAAATCCCTGGTCTCGGCAATCATCTTTTGCTGATCCTCATACTGTCTCTGCTGTTGCTCCCTTCGCTCCCTGCGAAGCTCAAGATAGTGGGAGTAGTTGACCTTGTAGTCATAGATCCTCCCCATTGTAAGTTCAATGGTTCTGTTGGTGACATTATCCACAAATGATTTGTCGTGAGAAATAAGTACCACCGCCTTAGCCTGATTTATAAGAAACTCCTCAAGCCAGATAATTGACTCCATATCCAGGTGGTTTGTGGGCTCGTCAAGTAGAATGACATCTGGCTTGCGCAAAAGTATCTTTGCCAGTTCAATCCTCATCCGCCATCCGCCGCTTAGCTCGGAGGTCTGTCTGGCGAACTCCTCTCTTTTAAAACCAAGACCCAGCAGCACCTTCTCAACATCCTCCTCAAAATGAGTTATGTCAACCGCATAATACTTTTCGCTCAGCGCAGAAAGGTCTTCAATAAGTTTATAGTATTCATCAGACTCATAATCGGTCCTCTCCTCAAGCTGCTTATTATAATCAGCTATCTGAGCCTCAATTTCATGCAGGTGGCTGAAGGCCTGAGAGGCCTCCTCAAAAACCGTCCTTCCATCCTCTGTCATAAGATGTTGTGGGAGATAGGCAATAAGAGAATCCTTTGGTGCCGATATTACTCCACGGGATGGTGTTCTCTCCCCTGCGAGAATTTTCAGCAAAGTCGATTTCCCTGCCCCGTTCTTACCCATAAGGGCAATTTTGTCACTGTCATTTATTACAAAAGATACATTTTCAAACAAAACCGTACCGCCAAACTCAACACTTAATCCGTCGCAAGAGACCATTATAATTCCTTTATATTTGAGGTGCAAAGATATTGTGTAATTTTGGGAAAACCCATTTTGATTTATGAAGACCAAATTTTACCTTACACTGACAGCCTTGATGATGTGTTTTCTGCATCTTAATGCTCAGGATTTTAATACTGAATACAAAAAGCTGGATTCGCTCCCAAATATTACCAGATTTGTAAATAATGTTGCCATTGCACCTAAATGGATTGACAGTTTGAATTTTACATTTGAAATAAGAGAGAAGGATGGAATGAAAAAGTACAAAGTCAATGTACTTAATAAATCTAAAGAGCTGGTAACTGATGAACTACATTCCCTAAAAAACCCGGCAGCAACAGAAAGAAGAGTTACAAAGACGGAGCCTTCAAAACTGATTTCATCTCCTGACTGCAAAAAGGATGCATTTATAAGAGACTACAACATCTGGCTTAAAATTGACCAGAAAGATATTCAGCTAAGTTTTGACGGGACAGAAAATCTTTTCTATTCACAAATTATATGGTCGCCCGATTCAAAGAAGATAGCAGCTATCCAGACACTTGAGGCAGAGAGGCACCGTATTCCACTTCTGGAATCGGCTCCGGCAGACCAGAAACAACCAAAGCTTCAGTGGAGGGATTATTATAAACCGGGTGATGTTATTCCAAAAAATCGGCCTGCACTGTTTAATATTGAGGGAGTTACAAAAGGCGGTAAAGGGTATGATGCCAAAATTGAAATAGACATAAAAGATTTTTCAAATCCATATCAGCTTTTTTTTAGAAAATGGTCAGATGACTCCAGGTGGTTCAGCTTTGACTATAATGAAAGAGGACATCAGGCCTACCAGATTGTTAATGTTGATTCAGAAACAGGAAAGACTAAAGTTGTTATTGATGAGCGGTTTGATACTTTTGTACACTATGGAAGAAACTATATTTACTACGCAAAAGATGGAAAAAGCCTCATTTGGTCATCAGAGAGAGACGGATGGCGGCATTTATACCTGATTGATGCAGTTAACGGATTGGTGAAGAGGCAGCTGACAAAAGGGGAGTGGGTTGTAAGAGAGGTGATTGAAATAAACGAAACAGAGAATTACATAATATTTGCCGCTAACGGAAGAAATAAAAATGAAGATCCTTATAATCTTCACTATTACAGAATCAAAACAGATGGCAGCGGTTTAACTGATTTAACTCCTGAAAATGCAAATCACAGAGTTGTTTTCTCCCCGGATAAAAGATACTTCACAGACATATTCTCTCGCCCGGATATGGAGCCGGTATCGGTACTCCGTTCGGCAAAAGATGGGTCGGTTTTAATGGAGCTGGGCAAGGCCGATATATCGGAGTTGGAAAAATTTGGATGGACCAGACCAGAGGTATTCTCTGCAAAGGGAAGAGATGGGAAAACCGATATCTGGGGGACAATTTACCGCCCTTCAAATTATGATCCTCAAAAAAAATATACGGTTGTAGAGTATATCTATGCAGGGCCACATGATGCT
It includes:
- a CDS encoding ABC-F family ATP-binding cassette domain-containing protein; protein product: MVSCDGLSVEFGGTVLFENVSFVINDSDKIALMGKNGAGKSTLLKILAGERTPSRGVISAPKDSLIAYLPQHLMTEDGRTVFEEASQAFSHLHEIEAQIADYNKQLEERTDYESDEYYKLIEDLSALSEKYYAVDITHFEEDVEKVLLGLGFKREEFARQTSELSGGWRMRIELAKILLRKPDVILLDEPTNHLDMESIIWLEEFLINQAKAVVLISHDKSFVDNVTNRTIELTMGRIYDYKVNYSHYLELRRERREQQQRQYEDQQKMIAETRDFIERFKGTYSKTLQVQSRVKMLEKLEIIEVDEVDTSALKLKFPPSPRSGNFPVIMDGVGKSYDEKRIFSNASLTIDRGDKVAFVGRNGEGKSTLVKCIMKEIDHDGKLTLGHNVQIGYFAQNQASLLDENLTVFQTIDDIAVGDIRSKIRDLLGAFMFGRDDVDKKVKVLSGGERTRLAMIKLLLEPVNLLILDEPTNHLDLRTKEILKQALLAFDGTLIVVSHDRDFLDGLVSKVYEFGNEQIKEHLETIRGFLEKKKMEHLREIEMKS
- a CDS encoding DPP IV N-terminal domain-containing protein — translated: MKTKFYLTLTALMMCFLHLNAQDFNTEYKKLDSLPNITRFVNNVAIAPKWIDSLNFTFEIREKDGMKKYKVNVLNKSKELVTDELHSLKNPAATERRVTKTEPSKLISSPDCKKDAFIRDYNIWLKIDQKDIQLSFDGTENLFYSQIIWSPDSKKIAAIQTLEAERHRIPLLESAPADQKQPKLQWRDYYKPGDVIPKNRPALFNIEGVTKGGKGYDAKIEIDIKDFSNPYQLFFRKWSDDSRWFSFDYNERGHQAYQIVNVDSETGKTKVVIDERFDTFVHYGRNYIYYAKDGKSLIWSSERDGWRHLYLIDAVNGLVKRQLTKGEWVVREVIEINETENYIIFAANGRNKNEDPYNLHYYRIKTDGSGLTDLTPENANHRVVFSPDKRYFTDIFSRPDMEPVSVLRSAKDGSVLMELGKADISELEKFGWTRPEVFSAKGRDGKTDIWGTIYRPSNYDPQKKYTVVEYIYAGPHDAHVTKDFAAYMRFSKLIEMGFIVVTIDGMGTANRSKAFHDVCWRDLKDAGFPDRILWMKAAGAKYPSMDIARGVGIYGYSAGGQNAMGALLFHGDFYKTAVALCGCHDNRMDKIWWNEQWMGYPVGPWYGESSNVDNAYKLTGKLLLINGELDDNVDPASTLQVVDALVKAGKDFEQLYLPGYGHSLGSDYVTRRVFEFLYRGR